The following coding sequences are from one candidate division KSB1 bacterium window:
- a CDS encoding TIGR00153 family protein → MRSVFTRLFGQSPFGRIGEHMDRVQQCVDFVPRMIDTLIAQDFAQLEQMAKQVFKLEHEADIVKGEIRDHLPKSIFLPVDRADLLTYLKEQDAIADAVEDLAVVLTIRAIRVPEALEEDLRAFAARSVDACRLAGRLVSDIGNLLISGFGQAEVGQVLEKVANLGIIEWETDKMQQKLVKKLFTINPQPDPLNTFFLMKVFEQIDNLADHAENLGDLIRMMVSKG, encoded by the coding sequence ATGCGCAGCGTGTTCACGAGGTTGTTCGGGCAATCGCCCTTCGGGCGAATTGGCGAGCACATGGATCGGGTGCAACAATGCGTGGACTTCGTCCCACGGATGATCGACACCCTGATCGCGCAGGATTTTGCGCAGCTCGAACAAATGGCCAAGCAAGTGTTCAAATTGGAGCACGAGGCGGACATCGTGAAGGGGGAGATCCGCGATCATCTGCCCAAGAGCATCTTCTTGCCGGTGGACCGTGCTGATCTCTTGACCTACCTCAAGGAGCAGGACGCCATTGCGGACGCAGTCGAGGACCTGGCCGTGGTCCTGACGATCCGCGCGATCCGAGTGCCCGAAGCCCTTGAGGAAGACCTGCGGGCTTTTGCCGCACGGTCGGTGGACGCGTGCCGCCTGGCCGGCCGTCTGGTCAGCGACATCGGCAACCTGTTGATCTCCGGGTTTGGCCAGGCCGAGGTGGGGCAGGTTCTGGAAAAGGTGGCGAACCTGGGGATCATCGAATGGGAAACGGACAAAATGCAGCAGAAACTGGTGAAGAAGCTTTTCACGATCAATCCCCAGCCCGATCCCCTCAACACCTTCTTCCTCATGAAAGTCTTCGAGCAGATCGACAATCTTGCAGACCATGCCGAGAATTTGGGGGATCTGATCCGCATGATGGTCTCCAAGGGCTGA
- a CDS encoding S8 family serine peptidase, with protein MRNTAGIRISVLFLLSLSATNGALPYGGERYWVFFRDKGPAHLAKQRLEEAQRELGARTLLRRSKVLPVGSLIDSTDYPVWSPYAEAVAALGARIVIDSRWLNAVSVEVDESQIPLIRSLPFVRKVQRVARWRRVVAREEVQTFRLAAQPAGLRYDYGPSYNQLAMLRVPELHAWGVYGGGILVGMLDSGYDWQEHEALQALRVLGEWDFIWNDAVTSDQNGQDYPGQANHGTQTLSVIAAFRPGSLIGPAFAASFYLAKTERVADLQGQDFEQPIEEDYWVAGLEWLERNGVDIVSTSLGYSDWYTPADMDGNTAVVTIAADLAVKKGVFVAASAGNMGDRSWRIVTAPADGDSVVAVGAVRPDGLIARFSSQGPTADGRIKPDVVAQGVGVYAVAARTRSGYAYVQGTSFSCPLVAGVAALILSAHPDLDPIRLRDALRSTASRASSPDTLYGWGIVDAAEAALSIGPVFSNVPWARTLPDGRLEVRTFAVSRAGFLPGSLELHYRVQGGQERSIPMSPTDTVGQYRAVLGPIPFGTELRLWFAAVDRERGQLRFPRFFVDSFRYVMGEQEIPPPWRELPREFTLDPCYPNPFRAFTSVSVALEKPRAVSIEVFDVRGRLVSTLLSGRTLAAGRYRFEWHGLDQSSQRVGAGVYLIRVGVDGSTYWRKVTLLR; from the coding sequence ATGAGAAACACCGCGGGTATCCGGATTTCGGTCTTGTTCCTCCTCTCGCTCTCTGCGACGAACGGGGCTCTTCCCTATGGGGGCGAGCGCTACTGGGTTTTTTTCCGGGACAAGGGACCGGCCCACCTGGCCAAGCAACGGCTCGAAGAAGCGCAAAGGGAGTTGGGCGCCCGTACGCTGCTCCGCCGCAGCAAGGTGCTGCCCGTGGGCAGCTTGATCGACTCCACGGATTACCCGGTATGGTCTCCCTACGCGGAGGCGGTTGCTGCCCTGGGCGCCAGGATTGTTATCGACTCGCGCTGGCTGAACGCGGTGTCGGTGGAAGTCGACGAGTCGCAGATCCCGCTGATCCGGTCGCTGCCCTTCGTACGGAAAGTGCAGCGGGTGGCCCGGTGGAGGAGGGTGGTGGCTCGGGAGGAGGTTCAAACCTTTCGCCTTGCTGCCCAGCCGGCGGGTCTTCGCTACGACTACGGTCCCTCCTACAACCAGCTTGCGATGCTGAGGGTGCCCGAATTGCACGCCTGGGGCGTCTACGGCGGCGGCATCCTGGTGGGAATGCTGGACTCAGGTTATGATTGGCAGGAGCACGAAGCGCTCCAGGCGCTCCGCGTCCTCGGGGAGTGGGACTTCATCTGGAACGATGCTGTCACTTCGGACCAGAATGGGCAGGACTACCCTGGGCAAGCTAACCATGGGACCCAAACGCTCTCGGTGATCGCGGCTTTTCGACCCGGTTCCCTGATTGGGCCGGCCTTTGCTGCCTCCTTCTACCTCGCCAAGACAGAACGGGTGGCCGATCTGCAGGGCCAAGATTTCGAGCAGCCAATCGAGGAAGACTACTGGGTGGCCGGCCTGGAGTGGCTGGAACGCAACGGAGTGGACATCGTGTCCACCTCACTGGGCTACAGCGATTGGTACACCCCGGCCGACATGGACGGGAACACAGCCGTGGTCACAATTGCCGCCGACCTGGCGGTGAAGAAAGGTGTCTTCGTCGCTGCCTCTGCAGGCAACATGGGGGATCGCTCTTGGCGAATTGTCACCGCGCCCGCCGATGGGGACAGCGTGGTGGCGGTCGGGGCCGTCCGCCCAGACGGCCTGATTGCTCGCTTCAGTTCCCAGGGGCCTACGGCCGACGGTCGTATTAAGCCGGACGTGGTGGCGCAGGGGGTAGGTGTGTACGCCGTGGCCGCACGAACGCGCTCCGGCTACGCCTACGTACAGGGGACTTCCTTCTCCTGCCCCCTGGTCGCAGGGGTAGCGGCGCTGATTCTCTCGGCACATCCGGATCTGGATCCCATCCGCTTGCGGGATGCCCTGAGGTCCACGGCGAGCCGTGCTTCCTCGCCTGACACCCTCTACGGCTGGGGAATCGTGGACGCCGCCGAGGCCGCCCTGTCGATCGGCCCCGTTTTCAGCAACGTCCCCTGGGCCAGGACGCTGCCCGATGGGAGGCTGGAGGTGCGAACCTTCGCCGTCTCGCGGGCGGGCTTTCTGCCCGGAAGTTTGGAGCTCCACTACCGGGTTCAGGGAGGTCAGGAACGCAGCATCCCAATGTCGCCCACAGATACCGTAGGCCAATACCGGGCCGTCCTTGGGCCGATCCCGTTCGGCACGGAGCTTCGGCTGTGGTTCGCGGCCGTGGATCGTGAGCGCGGGCAACTCCGTTTCCCGCGCTTTTTTGTGGACTCTTTCCGTTACGTCATGGGGGAACAGGAGATTCCTCCCCCTTGGCGGGAATTGCCGCGCGAGTTCACCCTGGACCCGTGCTACCCCAATCCGTTCCGCGCATTTACCAGCGTCTCCGTTGCACTGGAGAAGCCCAGAGCCGTGAGCATCGAGGTATTCGATGTGCGCGGACGCCTGGTGTCCACGCTACTCTCAGGTAGGACATTGGCCGCCGGCCGCTACCGGTTCGAGTGGCATGGACTGGACCAGTCCTCGCAGAGGGTGGGTGCGGGAGTTTATCTGATCCGGGTCGGCGTGGACGGTTCAACCTACTGGCGGAAGGTGACCTTGCTCAGATAG
- a CDS encoding inorganic phosphate transporter, with product MGLSDMVLLATAVAAGLYMAWNIGANDVANSMASAVGAKAITLKQAVAIAAVLEFTGAFFVGNHVTKTIAVGLVRSDVLPDQRTLMLGALAAVLAAGLWVFLATWKEMPVSTTHSIVGAMVGFGFVLGGVRAVIWSTVAKVVLSWIVSPLMGGLLSYALFKLIVRSIFSAADPIRRGERLIPLFVVAAAWVIVTSLLAKTPFGKKVSGWSGIEITLGRAMVIGLVAGIVAGLFAAVYIYTRVKTGRRSYADVEMLFRRLQVLTSCYVAFAHGANDVANAVGPVATFYTIFREGSVGKFVEVPPLLLALGGLGISLGVATWGYKVINTLGSKITVLTNTRGFSVDMAVATTVLVASKFGMPISTTHTAVGAVIGVGLARGIDALNLEVLWNIAVSWLLTVPAAALSSGLIFGLLTLVF from the coding sequence ATGGGTTTATCTGACATGGTCCTTCTCGCCACGGCCGTAGCGGCTGGGCTGTACATGGCCTGGAACATCGGGGCCAACGATGTGGCCAATTCCATGGCGAGCGCAGTGGGGGCCAAGGCGATTACCCTGAAGCAGGCTGTTGCGATTGCGGCGGTGTTGGAGTTTACCGGCGCGTTTTTCGTCGGGAACCACGTAACCAAGACAATTGCGGTTGGTTTGGTGCGAAGCGACGTGCTCCCGGATCAACGCACGCTAATGTTAGGGGCTTTGGCGGCGGTGCTGGCCGCAGGCTTATGGGTTTTCCTGGCTACCTGGAAGGAAATGCCGGTCAGCACCACCCACTCGATCGTGGGGGCCATGGTGGGTTTCGGATTTGTTCTGGGTGGGGTACGTGCGGTGATCTGGTCCACCGTGGCGAAAGTGGTCCTCAGTTGGATTGTTTCCCCTTTAATGGGTGGGCTCCTCTCCTATGCCCTTTTCAAGCTTATCGTCCGCTCCATTTTCTCCGCGGCCGACCCAATAAGGCGTGGGGAGCGACTGATCCCTCTATTTGTGGTGGCCGCTGCTTGGGTCATTGTGACCTCGTTGCTGGCAAAGACCCCCTTCGGAAAGAAGGTATCGGGCTGGAGCGGAATCGAAATCACCCTTGGCCGAGCTATGGTCATCGGCCTCGTGGCGGGAATCGTCGCGGGCCTCTTTGCGGCTGTGTACATCTATACCCGGGTGAAAACCGGTAGGCGCAGCTATGCGGATGTGGAGATGCTCTTCCGCCGCCTTCAGGTGCTTACCTCCTGCTACGTGGCTTTCGCCCACGGCGCCAACGATGTGGCCAACGCCGTAGGCCCCGTCGCTACCTTCTACACCATCTTCCGGGAAGGGAGCGTCGGTAAATTCGTGGAGGTACCCCCCTTGCTCCTGGCTCTCGGTGGACTTGGGATCAGTCTTGGGGTGGCGACGTGGGGATATAAGGTGATCAACACTCTGGGAAGCAAGATCACCGTGCTCACCAACACGCGCGGCTTCAGCGTGGACATGGCTGTGGCGACCACCGTACTTGTGGCCTCCAAGTTCGGGATGCCGATCTCCACCACTCATACGGCGGTGGGAGCCGTCATCGGCGTAGGGCTTGCGCGCGGGATCGATGCCCTGAATCTTGAGGTGCTCTGGAACATCGCCGTATCCTGGCTGCTCACAGTGCCGGCCGCGGCCCTTTCCAGTGGATTGATTTTCGGCCTGCTCACGCTGGTTTTCTGA